In one Cystobacter fuscus DSM 2262 genomic region, the following are encoded:
- a CDS encoding ABC transporter permease has translation MRIGVVLASALAILAPLLLVVWQSFLDGPFFARNVHLTLGAYQFVFEDPDFYRALGTSVVVAVGMTLIAVPVGALLAFLLVRTDLPGRRWMEPLILTPMFISSIVLAFGFVVAFGPVGIVSLWVKGWLGALPWDVYSLPSLIIIAGLTHAPHVFLYAATALRSLGSDVEEAARSIGAGPLRVAATVSLPMIRPALLYAGVLVFFLGFELFGLPLVLADPKGVLVLATYLYKLTNVLGIPSYQLMAVVVMVIVFIAVPLVWLQNRLLQSANRYVSIKGKAQSARPIALGVWRWPAAAFIALWLLTVVVAPVCALVLRAFLSSWGEGVELASALTLDHFRELTHYPNLMRGITNTLVLAAVGGAASVAVYTLINLAVHRWHSAWARVIDYLVLLPRAMPGIVAGLAIFWVFLFFPPLQPLRQTLLAMWVAYTLVWMAYGMRLVSGSLLQIGPELEEAGRVVGASPGRVSLDVTLPLIRAGLIGSWMLVFVTFVREYSTGVYLLGPGTEVIGSLLVSLWATGAVDTVVALSVINIAMVGAGLLLLTLFGRKAHHG, from the coding sequence ATGAGAATCGGGGTCGTCCTGGCCTCCGCGCTGGCCATCCTCGCGCCGCTGCTGCTGGTCGTCTGGCAGAGCTTCCTGGATGGCCCCTTCTTCGCTCGCAACGTGCACCTGACGCTGGGGGCCTATCAATTCGTCTTCGAGGATCCGGACTTCTACCGCGCGCTGGGCACCTCGGTGGTGGTGGCCGTGGGCATGACGCTCATCGCCGTGCCCGTGGGGGCGCTGCTGGCCTTCCTGCTGGTGCGCACGGACCTGCCGGGCCGGCGGTGGATGGAGCCGCTCATCCTCACGCCCATGTTCATCTCCTCCATCGTGTTGGCGTTCGGCTTCGTGGTGGCCTTCGGGCCGGTGGGCATCGTCAGCCTGTGGGTGAAGGGGTGGCTGGGAGCGCTGCCCTGGGATGTGTATTCGCTGCCGTCGCTCATCATCATCGCGGGCCTCACGCACGCGCCCCATGTGTTCCTCTACGCCGCCACGGCGCTGCGCAGCCTGGGCTCGGACGTGGAGGAGGCGGCGCGCTCCATCGGCGCGGGGCCCCTGCGGGTGGCGGCCACCGTCAGCCTGCCGATGATCCGCCCCGCGCTCTTGTACGCCGGCGTGCTCGTGTTCTTCCTGGGCTTCGAGCTGTTCGGCCTGCCGCTGGTGCTCGCGGACCCCAAGGGCGTGCTGGTGCTGGCCACCTACCTCTACAAGCTGACGAACGTGCTGGGCATTCCCTCCTACCAACTCATGGCCGTGGTGGTGATGGTCATCGTCTTCATCGCGGTGCCGCTGGTGTGGTTGCAGAACCGGCTGCTCCAGAGCGCCAACCGCTACGTGTCCATCAAGGGCAAGGCACAGAGCGCGCGGCCCATCGCCCTGGGCGTGTGGCGCTGGCCCGCGGCGGCGTTCATCGCGCTCTGGTTGCTCACGGTGGTGGTGGCGCCCGTGTGCGCGCTCGTGCTGCGCGCCTTCCTGTCGAGCTGGGGCGAGGGCGTGGAGCTGGCCAGCGCGCTGACGTTGGATCACTTCCGCGAGCTCACCCACTACCCCAACCTGATGCGCGGCATCACCAACACCCTGGTGCTGGCCGCGGTGGGCGGGGCCGCGTCGGTGGCCGTCTACACGCTCATCAACCTCGCGGTGCACCGCTGGCACTCGGCGTGGGCCCGCGTCATCGACTACCTCGTGCTGTTGCCCCGCGCCATGCCGGGCATCGTCGCCGGTCTGGCCATCTTCTGGGTCTTCCTCTTCTTCCCCCCGTTGCAGCCGTTGCGGCAGACGCTGCTGGCCATGTGGGTGGCCTACACGCTGGTGTGGATGGCCTATGGCATGCGCCTGGTGTCCGGCAGCCTGCTGCAGATTGGTCCCGAGCTGGAGGAGGCCGGCCGGGTGGTGGGCGCCTCTCCGGGGCGTGTCAGTCTGGACGTCACGCTGCCGTTGATCCGCGCGGGGTTGATCGGCAGTTGGATGCTCGTCTTCGTCACCTTCGTGCGCGAGTACTCCACGGGTGTCTACCTGCTGGGGCCCGGGACGGAAGTGATTGGCTCGTTGCTCGTGTCGCTCTGGGCCACCGGAGCGGTGGACACCGTCGTTGCCCTGTCGGTCATCAACATCGCGATGGTCGGCGCGGGTCTCTTGTTGCTCACCCTGTTCGGAAGGAAGGCACACCATGGCTAG
- a CDS encoding ABC transporter substrate-binding protein, with translation MLTALAVALLSTGAAAEGSDVPLPEGYPRSYARIIEAAQKEGVLSIYSATDASEAAALIREFEATYPGVRVEYADQNSTEIYSRFIAEVAAGQGTADLVWSSAMDLQVKLINDGYAQAYASPEKPNLPDWAVWKNEGYGTTAEPLVIAYNKRLMPPEDVPRTRADLEKLLRAKKDFYRGKVASYDPERSGVGFLFISQDVQISRDTWNLVEAMAGTEPRLYTSTGAMMERLVSGEHLLVYNMIGSYALQRRKKDPSVGIVFPADFTLTLSRIAFIPTEARHPNAAKLFLDFMLSRRGQSLLAQRDMTPVRTDLGDTGVPRPPAEQVRAIRVGPQLLANLDQLTRLRFLKQWKRIVRGR, from the coding sequence ATGCTGACCGCCCTGGCGGTGGCCCTGTTGTCGACAGGTGCCGCGGCCGAGGGCTCCGACGTTCCGCTGCCCGAAGGCTATCCCCGCTCCTACGCGCGCATCATCGAGGCCGCCCAGAAGGAGGGCGTGCTGAGCATCTACTCCGCCACGGACGCGAGCGAGGCCGCCGCGCTCATCCGGGAGTTCGAGGCCACCTATCCCGGCGTGCGGGTCGAGTACGCGGACCAGAACTCGACGGAGATCTACAGCCGCTTCATCGCGGAGGTGGCGGCCGGGCAGGGCACGGCGGACCTCGTGTGGAGCTCGGCGATGGACTTGCAGGTGAAGCTCATCAACGACGGCTACGCGCAGGCGTATGCGTCGCCGGAGAAGCCGAACCTGCCGGACTGGGCGGTGTGGAAGAACGAGGGCTATGGCACCACCGCCGAGCCGCTCGTCATCGCCTACAACAAGCGGTTGATGCCTCCGGAGGACGTGCCGCGCACGCGCGCGGACCTGGAGAAGCTGTTGCGCGCGAAGAAGGACTTCTACCGGGGCAAGGTGGCCAGCTACGACCCGGAGCGCAGCGGCGTGGGCTTCCTGTTCATCTCCCAGGACGTGCAGATCAGCCGGGACACGTGGAATCTGGTGGAGGCCATGGCCGGCACCGAGCCCCGGCTCTACACCTCCACGGGCGCGATGATGGAGCGGCTCGTCTCCGGCGAGCACCTGCTCGTCTACAACATGATCGGCTCCTATGCGCTGCAGCGGCGGAAGAAGGACCCGTCGGTGGGCATCGTCTTCCCGGCCGACTTCACGCTGACGCTCTCGCGCATCGCCTTCATTCCCACGGAGGCGCGCCACCCCAACGCCGCGAAGCTGTTCCTGGACTTCATGCTGTCGCGGCGCGGCCAGTCCCTGCTGGCCCAGCGCGACATGACGCCGGTGAGGACCGACCTGGGAGACACCGGTGTGCCCCGGCCTCCCGCCGAGCAGGTCCGAGCCATCCGCGTGGGACCGCAGCTCTTGGCCAACCTGGATCAACTCACCCGCCTGCGCTTCCTCAAGCAGTGGAAGCGCATCGTGCGCGGCCGCTGA